In Paenibacillus sp. 1781tsa1, one DNA window encodes the following:
- a CDS encoding RidA family protein, whose amino-acid sequence MKIEKITRKNPANMPAPVGQYTHITRIPRNAELFVTSGQIGADASGLFPDSLNEQVTNTFNNIKTVLESECLEAEHIIKVNVWATEKIDWDYLYAEWGQLFNTNYPAMTIGYITELGLPEIKIEIELWAAKV is encoded by the coding sequence ATGAAAATCGAAAAAATCACCAGAAAAAATCCAGCGAATATGCCAGCTCCTGTAGGACAATACACGCATATTACAAGAATTCCGAGGAACGCAGAGTTATTTGTAACTTCGGGTCAAATTGGAGCAGATGCAAGCGGACTCTTTCCGGACAGTCTGAATGAGCAAGTTACTAATACATTTAATAATATCAAAACAGTGCTCGAATCTGAGTGTTTAGAGGCTGAACATATTATCAAAGTGAACGTATGGGCAACCGAGAAAATCGATTGGGATTATTTATATGCTGAATGGGGACAATTATTTAATACGAATTATCCTGCAATGACGATTGGATATATTACGGAGTTAGGTCTGCCAGAGATTAAAATTGAAATAGAGCTTTGGGCGGCAAAAGTTTAA
- a CDS encoding zinc-binding dehydrogenase — protein sequence MLALVYKSAWDVALEERPVPEITRDNQVLVRIRATGVCGTDLGIVSGKYHAVPSVILGHESAGEVIDVGSAVTTLQPGDRVVIDPTYYCGQCDMCRTGRQNHCTHKSVTETGVSADGTFTDYYVTEDRFLYKLKDHVSYEEATLTEPLSCMLTGINQIHLLPNFRTIILGAGPIGILYSYALASKGVTGCLVDISEERLAIAGSIAPDRWQVHSSFENAIESLSPATHQVDMIVDTTGVVGTQVLSQLASGGYLMLVGLRDGNTSFNPKEVVDRSLKIIGSIDSLGTFATAHYMIEQEIIPAKKIITHSFPLEDYEEAFRTLGCDIQGRTLQASSHAIKVVLQSSGSRF from the coding sequence ATGCTTGCATTGGTATACAAATCGGCTTGGGATGTTGCGCTTGAGGAACGGCCTGTCCCGGAAATTACAAGAGATAATCAGGTGTTGGTTCGTATTCGGGCGACAGGTGTATGCGGTACCGATCTCGGTATTGTTAGCGGCAAATATCATGCGGTCCCTTCTGTCATTCTCGGTCATGAGTCTGCCGGGGAAGTCATTGATGTTGGCTCTGCAGTAACGACATTACAACCGGGCGACCGGGTTGTGATCGACCCTACCTACTATTGCGGACAATGTGACATGTGCAGAACAGGCAGACAAAATCATTGTACCCATAAGTCTGTTACGGAGACAGGTGTAAGTGCTGACGGGACGTTTACGGATTATTATGTGACCGAGGATCGCTTTTTGTACAAATTAAAGGATCATGTGAGCTATGAAGAAGCGACGTTGACGGAACCGCTCAGCTGTATGCTGACGGGGATTAATCAGATCCATCTACTGCCGAATTTCAGAACGATCATCCTCGGCGCAGGCCCGATTGGCATTCTGTACAGCTACGCGCTCGCTTCCAAAGGTGTTACCGGCTGCCTGGTTGACATCTCCGAAGAACGCTTAGCCATTGCCGGCTCCATTGCACCAGATCGTTGGCAGGTTCATTCATCCTTCGAAAATGCAATAGAATCGCTGTCCCCCGCAACCCATCAGGTTGATATGATTGTGGATACTACAGGTGTTGTAGGTACACAAGTACTCTCCCAGCTCGCCAGTGGCGGTTATCTGATGCTGGTAGGTCTGAGAGATGGAAATACGTCCTTTAATCCAAAAGAAGTCGTGGACCGCAGTCTGAAAATTATTGGCTCCATCGATTCTCTGGGCACATTCGCAACAGCACATTATATGATTGAGCAAGAGATCATTCCGGCTAAAAAAATCATTACCCACTCCTTCCCTTTGGAGGATTACGAAGAAGCATTCCGCACACTTGGCTGCGATATCCAGGGGCGCACACTTCAAGCCTCTTCACATGCAATCAAAGTTGTACTGCAATCCAGCGGTTCCCGTTTCTAA
- a CDS encoding S8 family peptidase — protein sequence MWLWLGVFGFILLAIIVFVYRYLDQRAESKFHPHAPKQLLVKFKEGTTPDEMHTLHKKGRCKVAETYEDLGWYRVESRKKMHRMLKHYKDHELIEHAEPNYLVEASFTPNDPFFPYQYNLSKINAPAAWDITQSNSSVKIAIIDTGVQLNHPELASKLIPGYDYVDYDNIPEDGNGHGTHVAGIAASVTNNSVGIAGAAPLASIVPLRVLDNNGQGTVGNVGNGLVYAANNGVQVVNLSLGGPMGDAFLQAAVQYAWDRGAVIIAAAGNDNTSFPIVPASYPNVIAVASTNPSDLKSNFSNYGSWVDMAAPGDTILSTYLGGSYAYLSGTSMAAPHVAGVAALLAAQGKTNAQIRDALCFASDPVSGSGVYWTYGRLNAYRSLQVP from the coding sequence ATGTGGTTATGGTTAGGTGTTTTTGGTTTCATTTTGCTAGCAATAATCGTGTTCGTGTATCGTTATCTGGACCAACGTGCCGAGAGCAAGTTTCACCCACATGCTCCCAAGCAGCTCTTAGTCAAATTCAAGGAAGGTACAACACCAGATGAGATGCACACCCTTCACAAAAAAGGGAGATGTAAAGTCGCGGAAACATACGAGGATTTGGGTTGGTACCGTGTGGAATCCCGCAAAAAAATGCACCGGATGCTGAAACATTACAAAGATCATGAGTTGATTGAACATGCAGAGCCAAATTACCTTGTTGAGGCTTCCTTCACCCCTAACGACCCTTTCTTCCCTTACCAGTATAACCTGTCCAAAATCAATGCACCCGCTGCATGGGATATCACTCAAAGTAACAGCTCTGTTAAAATCGCCATTATCGACACTGGTGTACAGCTAAACCACCCAGAATTGGCTTCCAAGCTCATCCCCGGTTACGATTATGTTGATTATGATAATATCCCTGAAGACGGGAACGGACATGGTACCCATGTAGCAGGGATCGCTGCTTCTGTTACCAACAATAGTGTGGGAATCGCAGGCGCTGCACCACTCGCATCCATCGTTCCGCTCCGGGTACTGGATAACAACGGGCAAGGAACGGTAGGTAATGTCGGTAACGGGCTTGTCTATGCTGCCAATAACGGTGTACAGGTTGTTAACCTGAGCCTTGGTGGTCCGATGGGAGACGCATTCCTCCAAGCTGCTGTGCAGTATGCTTGGGATCGTGGAGCCGTAATTATCGCTGCAGCCGGCAACGACAACACTTCATTCCCGATCGTACCCGCATCGTATCCCAACGTCATTGCTGTCGCATCAACTAATCCTTCCGATCTCAAATCCAATTTCTCCAACTATGGCTCCTGGGTTGATATGGCTGCACCAGGAGATACCATTCTATCCACCTATCTGGGTGGTTCCTATGCCTACCTGAGCGGAACATCCATGGCAGCCCCACATGTGGCCGGAGTGGCCGCACTTCTCGCTGCACAAGGTAAAACCAATGCCCAGATTCGGGATGCACTATGCTTCGCTTCTGATCCAGTATCCGGCTCCGGAGTCTACTGGACGTATGGACGATTGAATGCCTATCGGAGCTTACAGGTGCCATAA
- a CDS encoding sugar MFS transporter, with amino-acid sequence MKRIFALSCGFYLLIGITSVVLGALLPVLLSYYERGYSDGGFLLFLQFLGFLVGVLVAPALTARIGRKAMLTLALICIVAAYTLLGFLPSWAVVLLLTIIVGFGSGIIEPSVGAFTIEFTENQKAVAMSKLDVFFALGALLIPAVAALFIWMDMWHLTFYAVAVLSLVLMLLWITMPRPAAMYLEQAGENTVAHAAGKARYSRKHLGLLTIFVIFFFIYMGLELGLMNFLPSILVERLQLQESVASLSVSILWIAMIIGRLFSGKIAEAVNYMPFLIWSTVGTFLFAVAMVFVTGLWATYVLIFGTGLFMSGLFCIALVYANVLIPGMTERTTSILIASGGIGGAILQYVTGWSMSTWPVVNTIWILAGFCLILLLTLMVSHLWTVKNNAVSATLAQHSKEM; translated from the coding sequence TTGAAAAGAATATTCGCTCTAAGCTGCGGTTTTTATCTGTTAATCGGCATAACCAGCGTTGTGCTCGGTGCACTTCTCCCTGTTTTATTGTCATATTATGAGCGCGGTTACAGTGATGGCGGATTTTTGTTATTTCTGCAGTTTCTTGGATTTCTTGTCGGTGTACTTGTAGCTCCTGCCCTGACAGCCCGTATCGGAAGAAAAGCCATGCTTACCCTTGCCTTGATCTGTATTGTAGCCGCCTATACATTACTCGGTTTTTTGCCATCCTGGGCTGTAGTTCTCCTTCTCACAATTATCGTAGGTTTCGGCTCAGGTATCATCGAACCCTCTGTAGGTGCATTCACGATCGAATTCACTGAGAATCAGAAGGCAGTCGCCATGTCTAAGCTGGATGTCTTTTTTGCTCTTGGAGCACTTCTCATTCCTGCTGTCGCTGCTTTATTTATCTGGATGGACATGTGGCATCTCACTTTTTATGCGGTGGCTGTGTTGTCACTGGTTCTCATGCTGCTATGGATCACTATGCCCCGGCCAGCCGCAATGTATCTGGAACAAGCTGGTGAGAATACAGTGGCGCATGCAGCAGGTAAAGCCAGATATTCGAGAAAACATCTCGGTCTGCTGACGATTTTCGTTATCTTCTTTTTCATCTACATGGGATTGGAACTGGGATTAATGAACTTCCTGCCCTCCATTCTCGTAGAACGACTGCAGCTTCAGGAATCTGTCGCATCACTAAGTGTCTCCATCCTGTGGATTGCGATGATCATCGGTCGTCTTTTCTCCGGGAAAATAGCGGAAGCCGTCAACTATATGCCTTTCCTGATCTGGAGTACAGTCGGTACGTTTTTGTTCGCAGTTGCTATGGTATTTGTAACTGGACTGTGGGCAACGTATGTGCTGATCTTCGGAACCGGTCTGTTCATGTCAGGGCTGTTCTGTATCGCACTTGTCTATGCTAATGTTCTGATTCCCGGCATGACCGAGCGGACAACCAGTATCCTGATTGCATCGGGTGGTATTGGAGGTGCCATCTTGCAGTATGTGACTGGATGGAGTATGAGTACCTGGCCTGTTGTGAATACGATCTGGATTTTGGCCGGATTCTGTCTGATCCTGCTCCTCACATTGATGGTCTCTCATCTATGGACTGTAAAAAATAATGCAGTAAGTGCTACTCTCGCACAACATAGTAAGGAAATGTAA
- a CDS encoding Cof-type HAD-IIB family hydrolase — MQEMKPKIVFIDIDGTLVDDDGSIPLSAQKACKQARENGHLLYLCTGRSKAEIYDSIWDVGFDGLIGAGGGYVEFGKDVLYHKRVTAEDVRHMVDFFNEHEIDFYLESNSALYASSNLQPHLERRIYGDVENDPVAREKKELKPHPFIAGLTYGEADLYKDDVNKVCFLESSVIPFERIKQEFEGKFEVIQCTVPIFGEGSGELMIPGIHKAIAIADLLKHLGMSQEDTFAIGDGMNDAEMLEFCNVGIAMGNAKPGLKAIADDITGTVEEDGLYHSFVKYGLITR, encoded by the coding sequence ATGCAAGAAATGAAGCCGAAAATTGTTTTTATTGATATTGATGGGACACTGGTAGATGATGACGGAAGTATTCCGTTGTCAGCACAGAAGGCATGTAAACAGGCCAGAGAGAATGGACATCTGCTCTACTTATGTACAGGCCGATCCAAGGCGGAAATTTATGATTCCATCTGGGATGTAGGGTTCGATGGCCTGATTGGTGCAGGTGGGGGCTATGTGGAGTTTGGTAAGGACGTGCTGTATCACAAAAGGGTGACAGCGGAAGATGTTCGACATATGGTTGATTTCTTCAATGAACATGAGATTGACTTCTACCTTGAATCCAATTCGGCTCTGTATGCGAGTAGTAATCTGCAACCTCACCTGGAACGCCGTATCTATGGTGATGTGGAGAATGATCCTGTAGCCAGAGAGAAGAAGGAACTGAAACCGCATCCGTTTATTGCCGGATTGACGTATGGAGAGGCCGACCTGTACAAGGATGACGTGAACAAAGTATGTTTCTTGGAGAGTTCAGTCATCCCGTTTGAGCGAATCAAGCAGGAGTTCGAAGGCAAATTTGAAGTCATTCAGTGCACCGTGCCGATCTTTGGTGAAGGAAGTGGTGAGCTAATGATCCCTGGCATTCACAAAGCCATTGCAATCGCCGATCTGCTGAAACATCTGGGCATGTCGCAGGAGGATACATTCGCCATCGGTGATGGCATGAATGATGCAGAGATGCTGGAGTTTTGTAACGTCGGCATTGCGATGGGCAATGCAAAGCCAGGTCTGAAAGCCATTGCAGACGATATTACTGGAACCGTTGAGGAAGATGGATTGTATCATAGTTTTGTGAAGTATGGATTGATCACTAGATAA
- a CDS encoding YjfB family protein, protein MDIAALSMAMSQASVAQSASLQVMSMSKDIAQQQGQQMTEMLKSLPAPHPNLGGSLDLSV, encoded by the coding sequence ATGGATATTGCAGCATTATCAATGGCCATGAGCCAGGCATCCGTAGCACAATCGGCGAGTTTGCAGGTGATGTCTATGTCGAAAGACATAGCACAACAACAAGGTCAGCAAATGACGGAAATGTTAAAGTCACTTCCGGCTCCTCATCCCAATCTGGGTGGAAGTCTCGATCTTTCGGTTTAG
- a CDS encoding aspartate aminotransferase family protein has product MQTLTNNRFIAGKGIKLIDDSGVEYLDGVSGTFNLSLGYNHPHVVSKIQEQVGNLTHMSSSFTEPYVNEVLDHLIEYAPNDINAGWMRDITGSTANECATKIAQKYTESTDIISLYLSHHGQTQFATGISGNAFRRKRFPNSAVANAVHVPAPYCYRCPFKSSNGDCGYQCVEAISDAIEYASSGSVACMIIEPILGNGGNIIPPAGYFKRLRKLCDEYNIILIADEVQTGIGRTGTMFASELFDIQPDMITLAKGLGGIGVPVAAVLMQSRLNVLEKHEHSFTSGSNLISVTAAKSTLEVVSEPGFLDAVKRKGEILGELLQELAMKYPSIGEARGVGLMWGLEIVGDGNEPDTLKTNAIVDRAFTDEHLILRSSRYGFGNVVKVRPSLTTTEDELVEIVERLDSVLASVH; this is encoded by the coding sequence ATGCAAACTTTAACCAACAACCGCTTCATAGCCGGAAAAGGGATTAAGTTGATTGACGATTCAGGTGTTGAATACCTCGATGGCGTGTCAGGCACGTTCAATCTGTCACTGGGCTATAATCACCCACATGTAGTCAGCAAAATTCAGGAACAAGTCGGCAATCTGACGCATATGTCTTCCTCCTTCACTGAACCCTACGTAAATGAAGTACTTGATCACTTAATCGAATATGCTCCAAACGACATTAATGCCGGATGGATGCGGGATATTACTGGTTCAACTGCCAACGAATGTGCGACCAAAATTGCACAGAAGTATACCGAATCAACAGACATCATTAGCCTGTATCTATCCCATCATGGGCAGACCCAATTTGCCACCGGGATTTCGGGGAATGCCTTTAGGCGGAAACGGTTCCCCAATTCAGCTGTGGCTAACGCTGTTCATGTACCTGCCCCATACTGTTATCGCTGCCCATTCAAATCCTCAAACGGAGACTGCGGATATCAATGCGTTGAAGCTATCTCTGATGCGATAGAATATGCGAGTTCCGGCTCAGTCGCCTGCATGATCATCGAACCCATTCTGGGGAATGGAGGCAACATCATCCCTCCTGCCGGATATTTTAAACGACTGCGTAAACTGTGTGACGAGTACAATATTATTCTTATTGCTGACGAAGTGCAGACAGGCATCGGTCGTACCGGAACCATGTTTGCCAGTGAACTGTTTGATATCCAGCCTGATATGATTACCCTTGCCAAAGGTCTTGGCGGAATCGGCGTACCTGTTGCTGCTGTATTAATGCAATCCCGATTGAATGTGCTCGAAAAGCATGAACACTCCTTCACCTCAGGTAGCAATCTGATCTCCGTAACCGCTGCCAAATCCACCTTGGAAGTGGTATCTGAACCCGGGTTTCTGGATGCTGTGAAACGCAAAGGTGAAATTCTGGGTGAATTGCTGCAAGAATTGGCTATGAAATACCCAAGTATCGGTGAAGCTCGTGGTGTCGGGTTAATGTGGGGCTTGGAGATCGTAGGTGACGGTAATGAACCGGATACGTTAAAAACGAATGCCATTGTTGACCGCGCTTTTACAGATGAGCATCTGATCTTGAGAAGTTCAAGATATGGCTTCGGTAACGTAGTTAAGGTCCGCCCTTCCCTTACGACAACCGAAGACGAATTGGTAGAGATTGTAGAGCGGTTAGATTCGGTGCTTGCCAGTGTTCATTAA
- a CDS encoding YncE family protein, with protein MAILSTGPIENNAVSAVRPTQQVTVKIDNRNSLDGSVVLIQGYNLTSTRNLYVSEQISIAPDQVVTRTYFANLDAFEFVFTVEGAAIEQTEISVWGKNASGQLVAAHRLVSSELEMDGDNTPVNRIYVANFNSNDVSVINGETNTVITTIPVGTNPAGIDVNPLTSRIYVANRGSNTISVINSVTNAVITSVPVGSEPSDVGVDTATNAIYTANFNSLDTTEDVTVINGLTNTVIDAITIPGLNFLTGIGVNSLTNRIYAVNFNSDAVSVIDGVTNTVIATIPVQVNPFRVGVNPATNRIYVSNFTSNTVSVIDGVTNTVIDTIPVGVTPAEVAVNTSTNAIYVPNRDTDNVSVISGLTDTVIATVPVGINPNGAGANPLTNRVYISNQDDNTISVIDGETNTVIDVIPVGARPFAVAVNP; from the coding sequence ATGGCCATTTTGTCAACCGGACCTATTGAGAATAATGCCGTCAGTGCTGTTAGGCCAACACAACAAGTTACAGTTAAAATCGATAACAGGAATTCTTTGGATGGATCTGTTGTTTTGATACAAGGTTATAATTTGACCTCTACGAGGAATTTATATGTCAGCGAGCAGATTTCAATTGCCCCGGATCAGGTAGTGACAAGGACTTATTTTGCCAATCTTGATGCATTTGAATTTGTCTTTACAGTTGAAGGTGCAGCTATAGAGCAGACGGAGATTTCCGTGTGGGGCAAAAATGCTTCCGGCCAGCTTGTCGCCGCACATCGATTAGTCTCTTCTGAACTTGAAATGGATGGAGATAACACACCAGTCAACCGTATTTATGTTGCCAATTTCAACAGTAACGATGTTTCCGTCATTAATGGCGAAACAAATACAGTGATTACTACCATTCCTGTGGGGACGAATCCTGCAGGGATTGATGTCAATCCATTAACTAGTCGTATTTATGTCGCAAATAGAGGCAGCAATACCATATCCGTCATTAATAGTGTAACCAACGCAGTGATTACTTCTGTTCCGGTTGGGAGTGAGCCAAGTGACGTAGGGGTCGATACAGCGACCAATGCTATTTATACGGCAAATTTTAATTCATTGGACACAACTGAAGATGTAACCGTTATTAATGGTTTGACCAACACGGTGATTGATGCGATCACTATTCCGGGACTCAATTTTTTAACGGGTATAGGCGTCAATTCCTTAACCAATCGGATCTATGCAGTAAATTTTAATTCTGATGCGGTGTCTGTGATCGATGGAGTAACAAATACGGTGATTGCAACAATACCCGTTCAGGTCAATCCATTCCGTGTAGGTGTCAATCCAGCGACCAACCGTATTTATGTATCGAATTTTACCAGTAATACGGTTTCCGTTATTGATGGTGTGACAAATACCGTAATTGATACCATTCCGGTCGGCGTTACGCCAGCTGAAGTAGCAGTTAATACATCCACAAACGCCATTTATGTACCAAATCGAGATACAGATAATGTTTCAGTAATTAGCGGATTGACCGATACAGTGATTGCTACTGTTCCGGTCGGGATTAATCCAAACGGAGCGGGAGCCAATCCTTTAACTAATCGAGTTTATATAAGCAATCAAGATGACAATACCATTTCTGTGATCGATGGCGAAACAAATACGGTAATTGATGTCATTCCGGTGGGGGCGCGTCCGTTCGCAGTAGCTGTAAATCCGTAG
- a CDS encoding GNAT family N-acetyltransferase — translation MDLLTQLQGIPTVTPVQARQIHDAIDFAMRVRREVFPMMDHTRLPVDFEQFTEHYLESNGSIFLVAMMGDAGIVGTIGILPYDGRIEAVDGRYAAQSAAEIVKCYVDPAYRRYGIGSMLVKELENVVKDMHYTTLYLHTHRFLPGAVDFWKRQGFTVIAEQEDDWQTVHMDKLNCM, via the coding sequence GTGGATCTTTTGACACAACTTCAGGGTATACCGACAGTAACACCAGTTCAGGCACGTCAGATTCATGATGCCATTGATTTTGCCATGCGTGTACGTAGAGAAGTGTTTCCCATGATGGATCACACGAGGTTACCTGTGGATTTCGAGCAGTTCACAGAACATTATCTGGAATCCAATGGATCGATCTTTCTTGTTGCAATGATGGGGGATGCGGGCATCGTCGGAACGATTGGAATATTACCATATGATGGACGTATTGAAGCCGTGGACGGTCGATATGCAGCCCAGTCCGCAGCCGAAATTGTGAAATGTTATGTAGATCCTGCGTATCGCAGATACGGCATTGGTTCCATGCTGGTCAAAGAACTGGAGAATGTGGTGAAGGATATGCACTATACGACACTTTACTTGCATACACATCGCTTCTTGCCAGGAGCCGTAGATTTCTGGAAACGCCAAGGATTTACGGTTATTGCTGAGCAAGAAGATGACTGGCAAACCGTACATATGGACAAGTTGAATTGTATGTGA
- a CDS encoding HAD family phosphatase, whose protein sequence is MVANQESGGLGAADDNIIQAVIFDMDGVLIDSEPIYFEIERSSFAHFGAVMTEEEHHTYVGVTLESMWQQVLDNHQLTATLDEVLAYHQHNVMQTMLAHSNLTAMPSVERWLSWLHEQHIPIAVASSSPRALIDLIMNKTGLGRYFEVRMTGEEVENGKPAPDIFLTTAEMIGASPSNCLVIEDSRNGVQAANSAGMRCIGYHNPGSGNQDLSKADLQISSYDELWTLKDTLPFEGRLPSLAKLR, encoded by the coding sequence ATGGTAGCAAATCAAGAATCTGGCGGACTGGGTGCGGCCGATGATAACATCATTCAAGCAGTCATTTTTGATATGGATGGTGTATTGATTGACAGCGAACCGATTTATTTCGAGATTGAGCGCAGCTCTTTTGCCCATTTTGGCGCAGTGATGACCGAAGAAGAACACCATACTTATGTTGGTGTTACGCTGGAGTCCATGTGGCAGCAAGTATTGGACAACCATCAACTGACAGCTACGTTAGATGAGGTATTGGCTTATCATCAGCATAATGTGATGCAAACCATGCTGGCTCATTCCAACTTGACGGCAATGCCTTCCGTGGAACGCTGGTTAAGCTGGCTGCACGAGCAACATATTCCCATAGCCGTTGCTTCTTCTTCTCCACGTGCACTGATTGATTTGATCATGAACAAGACCGGACTTGGGCGATACTTTGAGGTACGCATGACCGGAGAGGAAGTCGAGAATGGCAAGCCGGCACCGGATATTTTCCTGACCACAGCTGAAATGATTGGCGCATCCCCGTCAAATTGTCTGGTGATTGAGGACTCTCGTAACGGTGTTCAGGCGGCCAATAGTGCGGGCATGCGCTGCATTGGCTATCACAATCCGGGATCAGGCAACCAGGACTTATCCAAAGCCGATCTTCAGATTTCCAGTTACGATGAGTTATGGACGTTGAAGGATACGCTGCCTTTTGAAGGCAGATTGCCGAGCCTGGCGAAGCTACGCTGA
- a CDS encoding 6-phospho-beta-glucosidase, whose protein sequence is MNEKFTAFPENFLWGGATAANQLEGAYLEGGKGLTTVDLIPIGANRWNIALGNLDSYEPKAGEFYPSHEAIDFYHRYKEDIALFAEMGFKCLRLSVAWARIFPNGDEAEPNEAGLQFYDDVFDELLKYNIEPVVTICHFDVPVHLVETYGGWKNRKMVGFFEKYATTLFNRYKHKVKYWMTFNEINMLLHFPYIGAGIVLQEGEDKEQVLYQAAHHELVASALAVKACHEIIPGAQIGCMLAAGMVYPYSSNPDDVWKAMEKDRESFFFIDVQSKGAYPGYTKRFFRENDIQIEMQPEDQDILMQNTVDYIGFSYYASRCTSTDPEILKDSTEGNVFGSVKNPYLQTSEWGWTIDPKGLRITCNQLHDRYGKPLFIVENGLGATDVLLGNDSVEDDYRIEYLNRHFAEMAEAIQDGVELIGYTSWGPIDLVSAGTGEMKKRYGYIYVDRNNDGTGTLRRVKKKSFHWYKDVIASNGAQYF, encoded by the coding sequence ATGAATGAAAAATTTACAGCCTTCCCGGAGAATTTTCTCTGGGGAGGAGCAACAGCAGCAAATCAATTGGAAGGTGCCTATCTGGAAGGTGGCAAAGGTTTAACAACGGTAGATCTGATTCCGATTGGTGCCAATCGATGGAATATTGCGCTGGGTAACCTGGATTCGTATGAGCCAAAAGCAGGGGAATTCTATCCTTCACATGAAGCTATTGACTTCTATCATCGGTATAAGGAAGATATTGCGTTATTTGCAGAAATGGGATTCAAGTGCCTGAGGCTCTCGGTAGCCTGGGCACGGATTTTCCCTAATGGGGATGAAGCGGAGCCAAATGAAGCAGGCTTACAATTTTATGATGATGTCTTTGATGAGTTATTGAAATACAACATTGAACCTGTTGTGACGATCTGTCATTTCGATGTACCTGTGCATCTGGTCGAGACTTACGGCGGGTGGAAGAATCGCAAGATGGTCGGTTTCTTCGAGAAATATGCGACGACGTTGTTCAATCGATACAAGCATAAAGTGAAGTATTGGATGACGTTTAATGAGATCAATATGTTACTGCATTTTCCTTACATCGGAGCGGGCATTGTTCTTCAAGAAGGTGAAGACAAAGAGCAGGTCCTGTATCAGGCAGCGCACCATGAATTGGTAGCGAGTGCACTTGCTGTGAAGGCCTGTCACGAGATCATTCCTGGTGCACAGATCGGGTGTATGTTAGCCGCTGGTATGGTCTATCCGTACAGCTCTAATCCGGATGACGTGTGGAAGGCCATGGAGAAAGACCGTGAATCGTTCTTTTTCATCGACGTGCAGTCGAAAGGAGCATATCCGGGTTATACCAAAAGATTTTTCAGGGAAAATGATATTCAGATTGAAATGCAACCAGAAGACCAAGATATTTTGATGCAGAATACAGTCGATTATATTGGTTTTAGCTACTATGCAAGCCGTTGTACAAGTACAGACCCTGAGATTTTGAAGGATTCTACCGAAGGTAATGTATTTGGTTCAGTGAAGAATCCGTATCTGCAAACATCCGAGTGGGGATGGACTATTGATCCTAAAGGTCTTCGAATTACATGTAATCAACTGCATGATCGTTATGGCAAACCTTTGTTTATCGTGGAAAATGGACTTGGGGCAACCGATGTGCTGTTAGGCAATGACTCCGTTGAAGATGACTATCGCATCGAATATTTGAATCGTCATTTTGCCGAGATGGCTGAAGCGATTCAAGACGGTGTAGAACTCATAGGTTACACAAGTTGGGGACCGATTGATCTGGTCAGTGCGGGTACCGGAGAGATGAAGAAACGGTACGGCTATATCTATGTAGATAGAAATAATGATGGCACGGGTACACTTCGCAGAGTGAAAAAGAAAAGTTTTCATTGGTACAAAGATGTCATTGCGAGTAATGGCGCACAATATTTCTGA